ATTCCTTTGTAAACACGATTTGAAATCTCAAAAATTAATTGATAATAAGCCACTTCGTAATTATGGTATTTGTCTATATTATTTAAGTTTCCTTTGAAGTCTTTAGGGATGCCCTTTGGGAAAAACACATTATTGTTTTTATTAAAAGTGTTTAAACATAATTGTTTGTTAAGCTCCATGTTTAAATAATGTTCTTCATCAACACCAAAATGTTCACTTATTGCAATGGCATTAATCTCATGGACATGCCCTAAAAATTGCATTGAAGATTTTATTTGTTTTTTATCAGGTGTCATAAAGCACAAACAATCATTATTTAATTGGTTGGTTGTTAGGGTTTCTTTGCTAAAAGGATTCATACAAATAATCCATGTACCTGTAGATAATAATACAAATTCCTTCTTGGAATTTTTATTGTCTTCTAATAAAGGAATGATAGATGAAGAACTGTCGTGTAAGCCTTTGCCAACTGCAATTTCTTGTCCGTTAACTATAGATAAAGCGGCGTTTTTTCCAGGTTTAGGTTCGGGTAATGATATGTTTTCGTTCTCTAACCAGTTGTGGTATTTCATTGTGTCGAAATCCCAAATGGCAGTGTGTGCACCAACTGAAGTGAAATCGGCAGTTAGCTTGTTTGAGAATAAATAACTTAAATATTGTGGATAATGTAAAATGGTTTTTACTTTAGACCAAAACTGAGGCTTGCATTGTTTTAACCAATATATCTGAAGTCCAGAATTCAGCATACCATATGCAGGTGAACCTGTTTTTCTGGAGAATTCTTCAACACCGTTATTAGTTTCATAAAACGGACTGAAATTAATATCTAAAGGTTTTAAATAGTTGTAAAGCGGCGTGATTCTTTTTCCGTCTTCATCTAGATATACCAAAGTGGCACCATGGGTTGAAAAGTTAATGGCCTTTATGGTAAACTCATTTTTACCTTGGATAGTTTCAATTTCTTTTTTTATCCAGGTTTCAATAGCTTCAACATTATCGCAAGGATAACCATCATCGTCTACACATTCTTCAAAACGAATTGAGTTTGTATAAACAACTATAAAATCCTTGTCAAATAAAAATATTTTTTTGTTGGTTTTTCCAATATCAAAAACAGCTATAACATTTTTCATTTTTTTTTTTAGTTTAAGTTTAGATAGGATAATACCTCCCTTTTATTCATTTTTTAATTTGACTAAAAGGGAGGTTGTTTAAGTAAATCGAAAAACGGAATAGATGATTGAAATGAATGACTAGCTCAAAAAAAATATTACATATTCCGGTTTTCTATTACTTTGTGTTATGATTTAAAACCGTAAAGTGGTCCGTAAGTTTCGCAAGCTTTATAATCTGCAGATTCAAGGTTTTCTCCAAAAGCAGACCATGCACTTGGACGAAAAACATCTTCGTCAGAAACATTATGCATATTTACTGGTATTCTTAATAAAGAAGCCAATGAAATTAAATCTGCACCTATATGTCCTACAGAAATAGCACCATGGTTTGCGCCCCATTTAGCCATTACAGAATAAGCATCCTTAAAGAAACCTTTTCCTGTAACTCTTGGTACAAACCAGGTTGTTGGCCATGTTGGGTTTGTTCTTTCGTCTAAAACAGTATGAATATCTTCAGGTAATTCGACGCTCCAACCCTCAACTATTTGTAATACAGGGCCAATACCTTTTACCAAATTAATTCTGCACATGGTTAGTGGCATAGTTCCTTTGGTTTTAAATTGAGAAGAAAATCCTCCACCTCTAAAATATTCAGCAATAGCAGCTGGCCATTTAGTATGGTTTAAACATTTTTTGGCTTCTTCTTCCGTAATATCCCAATATGGTTTCATTGTAGGGTTGCCAGCTGCATCTGTTTGTTGCGCAGTAGCATCTAAAGTTGTAGAACCAGAATTAATCAAATGTATTATGCCATTTTTAGCAATACCGGTTAATTTTTTACCTGTAACACGTTCAACAGATTCTGGACTCCAATAGGTTCTTACATCTGAGAATATTTGAGCCGTATTGGTTAATAAATGTCCGAATAGCATAGAAATTGCATTTAGGCAATCATTTTCTGTTGCAAAAATAAAGGCTTGCCGAATTCCATTCCAATCGAAAGAAGAATTTAAAATAGATTCTGTAAAATCTGCATTTGGTTGGTAATCTGTCCATTGACGTTGTCCTTGGAAACCACCCATAATAGCATTCCTTCCTTTAGATTCTTCTCCAAAACCAAGTTCTTTTAATTTTGGGTTTCCA
The window above is part of the Algibacter sp. L3A6 genome. Proteins encoded here:
- a CDS encoding FGGY family carbohydrate kinase; the protein is MKNVIAVFDIGKTNKKIFLFDKDFIVVYTNSIRFEECVDDDGYPCDNVEAIETWIKKEIETIQGKNEFTIKAINFSTHGATLVYLDEDGKRITPLYNYLKPLDINFSPFYETNNGVEEFSRKTGSPAYGMLNSGLQIYWLKQCKPQFWSKVKTILHYPQYLSYLFSNKLTADFTSVGAHTAIWDFDTMKYHNWLENENISLPEPKPGKNAALSIVNGQEIAVGKGLHDSSSSIIPLLEDNKNSKKEFVLLSTGTWIICMNPFSKETLTTNQLNNDCLCFMTPDKKQIKSSMQFLGHVHEINAIAISEHFGVDEEHYLNMELNKQLCLNTFNKNNNVFFPKGIPKDFKGNLNNIDKYHNYEVAYYQLIFEISNRVYKGIQHVLDHNNNLKEVYISGGFNRNEIFVEFLSLMMPNQKIKFPKGKNASALGAAMLMKDYL
- a CDS encoding L-fucose isomerase — its product is MNRLIGRLPKIGIRPVIDGRELGVRESLEDQCMDMAKAAAKLIEDNLRFPSGEKVECVIADTTIGGVADAAACADKFKREGVEVSLTVTPCWCYGTEVMDTDPLMPKAVWGFNGTERPGAVYLAAALAGYSQKGLPAFGIYGREVQDAGDMSIPNDVEEKLLRFAKAGLAVAQMKGKSYLSIGYSSMGIAGSMVDVNFLQDYFGVRAEFVESIELLRRIDEGIYDKDEYEKALAWTKENCEEGKDWNSPEAQKSAEVKEKEWEKVIKMTLICRDLMIGNPKLKELGFGEESKGRNAIMGGFQGQRQWTDYQPNADFTESILNSSFDWNGIRQAFIFATENDCLNAISMLFGHLLTNTAQIFSDVRTYWSPESVERVTGKKLTGIAKNGIIHLINSGSTTLDATAQQTDAAGNPTMKPYWDITEEEAKKCLNHTKWPAAIAEYFRGGGFSSQFKTKGTMPLTMCRINLVKGIGPVLQIVEGWSVELPEDIHTVLDERTNPTWPTTWFVPRVTGKGFFKDAYSVMAKWGANHGAISVGHIGADLISLASLLRIPVNMHNVSDEDVFRPSAWSAFGENLESADYKACETYGPLYGFKS